The following nucleotide sequence is from Myripristis murdjan chromosome 22, fMyrMur1.1, whole genome shotgun sequence.
ATGGATACCCTGATTACAAAATGCTCCAACTCTAAGATGCACTCACTTGCCACAATAAGAGGTGCCATAACACCAATAGTTAGAGGTGCAGTTTTGTAGATAAAGGCTTCAGACAGGAAGTGTCCCAAGGCCAGCACGAATGTCCACAAGGTGATGTGATATAGCCTGAAGGAGCCAGCATGACAATGCAGTGTAAGAATACAAATACACTCTCAACAGAAAAGCAGGCAAAGTGCATAAAGTCACAGACGTCTTACGTTCTGTTCTGGATGTCAATGGCACAGGCACAGCGTATAATCGATGACAGCAATGTCCAGATTCCAAATGTTCGAGCTTGGAGACCATTTACTGAGGAAATTAAAGCAAATTGGAACATCAAGGGTAATTTAATCTGAAGACACTgcttaagtaaaaaaaacaacagaataattAGACTAACAATTAAGACTTATTTAGCTGTATTTCCCATATGAATGTTATTTTGAGCAGGGGAAACCTGCCTAAATTTACCTTTTTGGTTTGACAAAAAGTGACTTACATTAAAGGTACACATTGCAGCATTCATAAACAATAATTATAGTAACAAGATAATAAAATGATGCAGCTTATATAAAGGTAGAGTTGTTTATAGGGACAAAATGTAACTCATAGTTTACCTGTGTTATTATTACCCAGCACATCGCTTATTACTGGCCTAATACTGCTGCTTACCAAACTCTGGCGTCCCTGTGTAGAGTTTCTCTGACAGGAAGCTGTGATCTCTGAAACTCTGCACAGTGTTTCCCATCGCAATGACAGACACCATGACCAACCAGCTCCGCAGGACG
It contains:
- the erg28 gene encoding probable ergosterol biosynthetic protein 28, whose protein sequence is MSRFLNVLRSWLVMVSVIAMGNTVQSFRDHSFLSEKLYTGTPEFVNGLQARTFGIWTLLSSIIRCACAIDIQNRTLYHITLWTFVLALGHFLSEAFIYKTAPLTIGVMAPLIVASFSIIGMLIGLQCFPEPQEEVGARQKKRN